In Rhodothermales bacterium, the sequence GGCCGATGAGGTCGGCGACCCCGAAATCCACACACGCATCGACGCCTACGAGATGGCGTACCGGATGCAGACCTCCGTGCCGGACCTGACCGACCTGTCCGATGAGCCCGATGCCGTATTCGAGCTGTACGGGCCGGAATCCCGCAAACCCGGCAGCTACGCGGCCAACTGCCTGCTCTCCCGCCGGCTGATCGAACGCGGCGTCCGCTTCGTGCAGCTCTTCCACCGCGGCTGGGACCAACATATTGCTATCCAGAAGCAGCTGCCGGCGCAATGTCGGGACGTCGACCAGGCCTCGGCGGCACTCGTCAAGGACCTCAAACGGCGCGGCTTGCTCGACGAAACACTGGTCGTCTGGGGCGGCGAATTCGGTCGCACCATCTTCAGCCAGGGCGCCCTAGGGCACGAGAACTCCGGCCGCGACCACCACGGGCGATGCTTCAGCATCTGGATGGCCGGCGGCGGCATCAAGCCCGGCATCGAGTACGGCGTCACGGACGACTTCGCGTACAACATCCTCGAAAACCCCGTCCACATCCGCGACCTCAACGCCACCATCCTGCACTGTATGGGCATCGACCACAACCGGCTCAGCTACTCGTTCCGGGGACTGGACCAGAAGCTCACCGGCGTCGAAGAGGCGCACGTCGTTCGAGACATTCTGGCCTGAGCGCCCGAGATCGCCCAGATATCACCATTCAATAACGTGTGTGGGGTTGCCGGCACGACACCGTAACAACGATCCTGTCGGGCGTACTGATTACCCATTCATCGGCAACATCCCAACAACTTCATGTGGCAAACCATCGTCGACTGGTTCTTCAGCCTCGGCCCCACATACGGCGTCAACCCGATCATCTTCGGCAGCATCTACGTGGGCGCCATCCCCTTTTTCACGCTGTGCATGGGCTGGCTGGTGCGTAACCTACGCGCGAAGAAACCCATCGTCCTGCCCACACTGCTCGCCGGCTTCTTTTTTATCTCGGCCTATCTATACTTATTGATCGTCGGTCACAACATCCCTCTGTGGGTCTATCTCTTCATCGCCGTGCTGGTAGGGTACGGAGCGTATTCGACCGTCCAGAAAATTCGCGGCCAGGCCGCCGAAAAATAAGCCCAACCTCCCATGTCCTATACCTACGACGTCATCGTCATCGGCGGCGGCGCCGCCGGCCTAACCGCCTCGGGCATCGCGGCCAATTTCGGCGCAAAAACTATGATGATCGAGCGCCACCGGCTGGGAGGCGACTGTACGTGGACGGGCTGTGTGCCCAGCAAGGCGATCCTCAAAGCGGCCAAAGTGGCCCACTACATCCGTGAAGCGGCCGCCTACGGCATCGTCGAGCAACCGCTCGAGGTCGATTTCGCGAAGGTGATCGGGCGCGTCCGCCACATCCGCGAGGAAGTCTACCAGGATGCCGATAGCCCCGAGATCTACGAAAAAATGGGGATCGACGTGCGTTCGGGCCAGGCCTCGTTTGTCGACGCCCATACGATCGAACTGGCGCATGAGGGGACGTCCGAGCGTTTCAGCGGCCGGTTCATCGTCATCGCCGCCGGCGCCAGCGCGTTTGTCCCGCCCATCGAAGGCCTGCAGGACGTGCCCTACCTCACCAACGAATCGCTCTTCGAGATCAACGAACTGCCAAAACGCCTCGCCATCGTCGGCGGCGGACCGATCGGCACCGAAATGTCTCAGGCGTTTGCGCGGCTTGGGTCGCAGGTGACGGTGATCGACCAGGGCCCGGTGATCATGAGTAAGGACGACCCCGAACTGGCCGGCATGCTCCAGCAGCATCTCCAGAACGAAGGCGTCCGCTATGTGATGAACGCCGGCGTGAAACGTGTATACCGTCAGAACGGCCACATCGCCATCGAGGCTGAAGTCGGCGGCAGAAGTACGACCATCGAGGCCGACGCGCTGCTGATGGCCACGGGACGCGCGGCGAATGTGGCCGGCCTCAACCTCGAGGCCGCCGACGTCAAATACACGAATCGCGGTATCCCGGTCAACGAAAGCGGGCGCACGAACGTGAAGCACATCTACGCCATCGGCGACATCGCCGGCCGCTACCAGTTCACCCACATGAGCGAGCACATGGCAAAGGTGGCCATGACGCGCATGCTGCTCAAGGTGCCGATGAAGATCGATATGAAACACGTGCCGTGGGTCACCTTCACCGAGCCCGAACTCGGCCATGTCGGCGCCACCCGGGAAGAGCTCAAAAAGAGGGGCGTCGCCTATGAAGAGTACCGGTTTCCCTACACCAAAGTGGACCGCGCCGTGACCGAGGGTGAGACTACCGGCCTCATCAAAGTGTATGCAAAAGCATTCAGCGGGAAAATTCTGGGGGTAGATATTCTGGGCATCAGCGCCGGCGAACTCATCGGCGAATACGCCGTCGCCATGCGCAACGGCATCTCCCTCCGCCAGATCGCCGACACCATCCACCCCTACCCCACCTACGCCCTCGGCGCCCGCCGCGCCGCCGACCAGTGGTACGTGCAAAAACAATCTGCCGGCTTCGTCAAACTCCTCCAGTTCCTGTTCCGGTACAAAGGGCAGGTGAATGCCTATGTACCCGGCACGGTGGTTTAAAGGCAAAAGGGTAAAGGGTAAAGGCAAAAGGGAAAAGGTAAAAGGTAAAAGAGTCGATTCCTTTACCTTTTACCTTTTCCCTTTTGCCTTTTGCCTTTACCCTTTTGCCTTTGCCGAAGGCCTCAGCGGCCGCATCACCACCTCCGAAATCAGGTAGTTGTCTGGCGTTTCGAGGAGGTGGATGAGGGTGGAAGCGAGGTCTTCTGGCTGCATCGGGTTGGGGGATCCGCTGGTGCCGGCGACGGCGCCGAAGGACGTGGCCACCGAGCCGGGATAAACGCAACTCACCTTGATGCCGTCGTCGCGGACTTCCTTCATGAGGGCCTCGCTGAAGCCACGTAGCCCGAACTTGGTCGCATTGTAGGCCCCGAGGTTCGCCGTGCCCAGCAGGCCGGCGACGGACGCGATGTTCACGATGTGTCCGCCGAAGCCTGTGTCGGTGTTTTGCCGCTTCATGGCAGGCAGCACCGCTCGCGTGCAAAGAAACACCCCGCGGAGGTTGGTCTCCATCTGGAGGTCCCACTCGGCCAGCGTCTGGGTCTCGATGGGCCCGAACTGGCCGAGGCCGGCGTTGTTGACGAGGACATCCACCCGCCCTTCCTCCTCGATGGCGTGGCCGATGGCTGTTTGCACCTGATCTTCCTCCCTGACGTCGCACACGACTGGATGGAACCGCTCGCCCAGCTCGGCCCGCAGCGCATCGAGCTTATCCGCCGAGCGCGCCAGGCCGTATACGATGGCGCCGCGGCCGACGAGGGCGCGCGAAAAATGCTCTCCGAGGCCAGCGCTGGCACCGGTGACGAGGGCGACTTTGTCGGGTAAATGCATGAGGGGTGGCTGGCTGGTGTGATGGGATGACTTGATGCTAAACGCCCCATCATCCGATTGGATCATTCCCCAAAATTGGCGTACGTTTGGGGCGCCA encodes:
- a CDS encoding SDR family NAD(P)-dependent oxidoreductase translates to MHLPDKVALVTGASAGLGEHFSRALVGRGAIVYGLARSADKLDALRAELGERFHPVVCDVREEDQVQTAIGHAIEEEGRVDVLVNNAGLGQFGPIETQTLAEWDLQMETNLRGVFLCTRAVLPAMKRQNTDTGFGGHIVNIASVAGLLGTANLGAYNATKFGLRGFSEALMKEVRDDGIKVSCVYPGSVATSFGAVAGTSGSPNPMQPEDLASTLIHLLETPDNYLISEVVMRPLRPSAKAKG
- a CDS encoding FAD-dependent oxidoreductase is translated as MSYTYDVIVIGGGAAGLTASGIAANFGAKTMMIERHRLGGDCTWTGCVPSKAILKAAKVAHYIREAAAYGIVEQPLEVDFAKVIGRVRHIREEVYQDADSPEIYEKMGIDVRSGQASFVDAHTIELAHEGTSERFSGRFIVIAAGASAFVPPIEGLQDVPYLTNESLFEINELPKRLAIVGGGPIGTEMSQAFARLGSQVTVIDQGPVIMSKDDPELAGMLQQHLQNEGVRYVMNAGVKRVYRQNGHIAIEAEVGGRSTTIEADALLMATGRAANVAGLNLEAADVKYTNRGIPVNESGRTNVKHIYAIGDIAGRYQFTHMSEHMAKVAMTRMLLKVPMKIDMKHVPWVTFTEPELGHVGATREELKKRGVAYEEYRFPYTKVDRAVTEGETTGLIKVYAKAFSGKILGVDILGISAGELIGEYAVAMRNGISLRQIADTIHPYPTYALGARRAADQWYVQKQSAGFVKLLQFLFRYKGQVNAYVPGTVV
- a CDS encoding DUF1501 domain-containing protein, with the translated sequence ADEVGDPEIHTRIDAYEMAYRMQTSVPDLTDLSDEPDAVFELYGPESRKPGSYAANCLLSRRLIERGVRFVQLFHRGWDQHIAIQKQLPAQCRDVDQASAALVKDLKRRGLLDETLVVWGGEFGRTIFSQGALGHENSGRDHHGRCFSIWMAGGGIKPGIEYGVTDDFAYNILENPVHIRDLNATILHCMGIDHNRLSYSFRGLDQKLTGVEEAHVVRDILA